A genome region from Triticum aestivum cultivar Chinese Spring chromosome 2B, IWGSC CS RefSeq v2.1, whole genome shotgun sequence includes the following:
- the LOC123045716 gene encoding pentatricopeptide repeat-containing protein At3g63370, chloroplastic, with translation MSVRLGRASKPTAAMATTVLSLPPSQIPYKKFSPTLPATSSPDHTSLKQLCKEGNLRQALRLLTAGAPGRPPSQYHYGLVLDLVAAKKAAAQGAQVHAHAVATGSLDGDDGFLATKLLFMYGKCGRVEDARRLFDGMSARTVFSWNALIGAYLSSGSASEALGVYRGMRWSAATGVAPDGCTLASVLKACGMEGHGRCGREVHGLAVKHRLDSSTLVANALIAMYAKCGILDSALQVFERLQGGRDAASWNSVISGCLQNGMFLKALDLFRGMQRASLSMNSYTTVGVLQICTELAQLNLGREVHAAILKCGSEVNIQHNALLVMYTKCGHVYSALRVFREINEKDYISWNSMLSCYVQNSLYAEAIKFIAEMFQGGFQPDNACIVSLCSAVGHLGWLINGREVHAYAIKKLLDTDTQVGNTLMDMYMKCQYTEYSTHVFERMRIKDHISWTTIITCYARSSQHFEALEKFREARKEGIKVDPMMIGSIIEACSGLKTSLLAKQLHSYAIRNGLLDLVLKNRILDIYGQCGEVYHSLRMFETVEEKDIVTWTSMINCYANSGLLNEAVALFAEMQNTDIQPDSVALVSILGAVADLSSLAKGKEVHGFLIRRNFLMEGATVSSLVDMYSGCGSMSNALKVFNGAKCKDVVLWTAMINAAGMHGYGKQAIDLFKRMVETGVAPDHVSFLALLYACSHSKLVDEGKCYLDMMETMYRLEPWQEHYACVVDLLGRSGKTEDAYEFIKSMPLEPKSVVWCALLGACRIHKTHELAMVAADKLLELEPDNPGNYVLVSNIFAEMGKWSNAKEVKAKISERGLRKDPACSWIEIGNNVHTFTARDHTHRDAERIHLKLAEITEKLRKEGGYIEDTRFVLHDVSEEEKVDVLHRHSERLAIAFGLISTHPGTPLRITKNLRVCGDCHEFTKLASKLFEREIVVRDANRFHHFRAGSCSCGDFW, from the coding sequence ATGAGCGTTCGGCTCGGAAGAGCCTCCAAGCCCACGGCTGCCATGGCCACCACCGTGCTCTCCCTCCCACCAAGCCAAATCCCCTACAAAAAGTTCTCACCCACTCTACCCGCCACCTCGTCTCCAGACCACACCTCCTTGAAGCAGCTATGCAAGGAAGGCAACCTGCGGCAAGCCCTTCGACTGCTCACCGCCGGAGCGCCGGGCCGCCCCCCTTCCCAGTACCACTACGGCTTGGTCCTTGACCTCGTCGCGGCCAAGAAGGCGGCCGCGCAGGGCGCCCAGGTCCATGCGCATGCCGTGGCCACCGGTTCTTTGGATGGCGACGACGGGTTCCTCGCGACCAAGCTGCTCTTCATGTATGGCAAGTGCGGGCGCGTCGAGGACGCACGCCGCCTGTTCGACGGAATGTCTGCCCGGACAGTCTTCTCCTGGAACGCCCTTATCGGGGCGTACCTGTCGTCGGGGAGCGCTAGTGAAGCCTTGGGTGTGTACAGGGGGATGCGGTGGTCTGCGGCAACGGGGGTGGCGCCTGATGGGTGCACGCTCGCTTCGGTGCTCAAGGCGTGTGGGATGGAGGGGCATGGTCGTTGCGGGCGGGAGGTGCACGGGCTGGCGGTTAAGCACAGGCTTGATAGCAGCACCCTTGTGGCCAATGCGCTCATTGCGATGTATGCCAAGTGTGGCATTCTAGATTCTGCGTTGCAGGTGTTTGAGCGTCTGCAAGGCGGGAGGGATGCCGCGTCGTGGAATTCGGTGATATCAGGTTGTCTGCAGAACGGGATGTTCTTGAAAGCTTTGGACTTGTTTCGAGGGATGCAGAGGGCTAGTTTAAGTATGAATTCTTACACAACCGTTGGGGTGCTACAGATCTGTACAGAGTTAGCCCAGCTGAATCTTGGCAGGGAGGTACATGCTGCAATTTTGAAGTGTGGCAGTGAGGTTAATATCCAGCACAATGCTTTGCTTGTTATGTACACAAAATGTGGCCATGTGTACAGCGCTCTTAGAGTATTCCGTGAGATTAATGAGAAAGACTACATTTCATGGAACTCGATGCTGTCCTGTTATGTCCAAAACAGTTTGTATGCCGAGGCCATCAAATTTATTGCTGAAATGTTTCAAGGTGGTTTTCAGCCTGACAATGCTTGTATTGTGAGCTTGTGTTCTGCAGTGGGCCACTTAGGCTGGTTAATCAATGGCAGAGAGGTTCATGCATATGCTATAAAGAAGTTGCTGGATACAGATACGCAGGTTGGAAATACATTGATGGACATGTACATGAAGTGTCAGTACACAGAGTACTCTACCCATGTATTTGAAAGGATGAGGATTAAAGACCACATATCATGGACTACAATTATTACTTGTTATGCTCGGAGTTCCCAGCATTTTGAGGCACTGGAAAAGTTTAGAGAAGCGCGGAAAGAGGGCATTAAGGTAGATCCCATGATGATCGGAAGTATTATAGAAGCATGCAGTGGTTTGAAAACAAGTTTGCTGGCAAAGCAACTGCATTCGTATGCTATTAGAAATGGTTTGCTTGATTTGGTACTGAAGAACAGAATCCTAGATATATATGGGCAGTGTGGAGAGGTTTACCATTCACTTAGAATGTTTGAAACAGTAGAGGAAAAAGACATTGTCACATGGACTAGTATGATAAACTGTTACGCAAACAGCGGGCTGTTAAATGAAGCTGTTGCCTTGTTTGCAGAGATGCAAAATACAGATATTCAACCTGATTCTGTAGCACTAGTAAGTATTCTCGGGGCTGTAGCTGATTTGTCATCCTTGGCAAAAGGGAAGGAAGTTCATGGCTTTCTCATCAGAAGGAATTTTCTTATGGAAGGTGCCACGGTTAGTTCCCTGGTAGACATGTATTCTGGTTGCGGAAGCATGAGCAATGCTCTCAAAGTATTTAATGGAGCGAAATGTAAAGACGTAGTTCTCTGGACAGCGATGATTAATGCAGCTGGGATGCATGGTTATGGCAAGCAAGCTATAGATCTTTTCAAGAGAATGGTAGAAACTGGTGTTGCTCCTGATCATGTTTCATTTCTCGCTCTTCTATATGCCTGTAGTCATTCAAAGCTTGTCGATGAGGGAAAATGTTATCTAGATATGATGGAGACCATGTACAGGTTAGAACCATGGCAGGAACACTATGCTTGTGTGGTTGATCTTCTTGGCCGCTCAGGCAAGACCGAGGATGCGTACGAGTTCATCAAGTCTATGCCTTTGGAACCAAAATCGGTGGTGTGGTGCGCACTCCTTGGGGCATGCCGTATACACAAGACCCACGAGCTCGCTATGGTTGCAGCCGATAAGCTTCTTGAGTTGGAACCAGATAACCCAGGTAATTATGTCCTTGTATCAAACATTTTCGCTGAGATGGGCAAGTGGAGCAATGCCAAGGAGGTCAAAGCCAAGATTTCAGAACGTGGGTTGAGGAAAGACCCGGCCTGCAGCTGGATTGAGATTGGAAACAACGTCCACACCTTCACCGCAAGGGATCATACGCACAGAGACGCAGAGAGAATCCACCTCAAACTCGCCGAAATAACAGAAAAACTGAGAAAAGAAGGTGGGTACATTGAGGATACAAGGTTTGTTCTGCATGACGTTAGTGAAGAAGAGAAGGTGGATGTTCTGCACAGGCACAGCGAGAGGCTCGCGATCGCATTCGGTTTGATCAGCACACACCCAGGTACGCCTCTAAGGATAACCAAGAACCTCAGAGTTTGTGGCGACTGCCATGAGTTCACCAAGCTAGCGTCGAAGCTGTTCGAGAGGGAAATCGTGGTCCGTGACGCCAACAGATTCCACCATTTCAGAGCTGGATCTTGTTCCTGTGGCGACTTCTGGTGA